In the Apodemus sylvaticus chromosome 3, mApoSyl1.1, whole genome shotgun sequence genome, ATGACACACGCTTGTGACCCTCGcactgagaggcagagccaggtttGAGGTCAATCTGGGTTATACAGCAAGACCCCACGAACAAACTATTCAAGAAGCCAACAGGAGTATGAAAAATGTTCAGAGTCACTACCCACAAAAAACGCTATCTAAACTATGCGCTGTCTCTCATCTTATTCTCTCAGAATGGTTACTACCAGAAAGACAAGAAATACTAAGCGGAGCGGTGGTggcgctcacctttaatcccagcacttgagaggcagaggcaggtggatttctgagttcgaggccatcctggtctacaaagtgagttccaggacagccagggctacacagagaaaccctgtcttgaagaaacaaaacaaaacaaaaaacaaacaaactaggagctggagagatggctcagcagtcaagagcactgactaggtccttctagaggtcctgagttcaattcccagaaaccacatggtggctcacaaccatctgtaatgggatccaatgccctcttctggtgtgtctgaagacagtgacagtgtactcacacataaaataaatatatctttaaaaaaagaactaccaatgaggaagcaaagaaaggggaacacacaACATTGTAGCCAGTCAGGAGTGCAAACTAGGGATGTCCTTATGGAAAGTTCTTAAAAACCAACCGAAcgaacaaaaaccaaacaaacaggaaatagaAATACCATATGATCTAACAATTCCCTTTCTGAGTAAATACCCCAAGGAGAGGCGCCGAGCGGGGAGAGACAGCTGCACGCCCACTGCCATCTGCTGCTTATTACGGCTCTATTCACAGTGTCCAACACACTCCACCTCGGTGCCGTCagatgaatggatagagaaaTGCGACCTAAGTACACAATGGGATGCTATTCAGTTATAAAAAGAACAAACTCTGTCATCCGACGCAACTCGGACGAGCTTAGAGGACAGTACCTTACGTGGGATAAGCTAAACACAAGACAACGCCTCATGCTCTCTCACACCCAGAAGCAAAACAGGCTGAGCTCAGGGACACAGGAGAAGAGGAGCGACTGCCAGAGACTGAGAGGTGGTGGAGCCCTGAGGAAGACCCTAACTAGCACAAGATGCAGCTAGGGAGGAGGGGCACCCTTTAGTACCCTGCAGTACAGCAGAACCACTACGGTTAACCACTGATAACCAGGCAGGTGACCCAGTGTCAGCACACGGAAGCTGgcacagaagacagccatgcaTCTGAGACCTGTGTTACAGGAAAAGATCCCCTCTGGAAAAACCAACACCAAAAACTCTGCCGGGTCTGGTGGTatacactttcaatcccagcactgaggaagcagatcCAGGgggatggatttctgagttccaggcaggcctggtctacagagggagttccaggacagcaagggctacacagagaaaccctatgaaagAAAGGGGCAAGgtgggggagaaaggagggagagagagggcaggaagggagagggagagaaacactAAGGGACTGGAGCTGtgtctcagaggttaaaagcaatCATTTTGGGTTCCCAgtccccacatggcagctcacaactacctgtaactcaggttccaggggatccagaatCGTCCTCTGACCTGTACAGGTTATTGCACGTATGTGGTACACATTCATATTTACACAAtctcaggcatacacacatatccaGAAAATAAACCAAAGCATAGAGATACAGAGCGTCTGGGAGTCATGGAGCAGCTAGCAAGGATGAACACACTCTGCTCCACAGACCATACTTAGCCATACAGGGAGAGGGGTGGCTTGACCCAGTCAGGCAACCTGCCCCAGTAACTAAGTATCTAAAAAGTATCCAAAGTATCAGAGCAAACATCCACTTTCCTTCAAATGATTCAACACAGAGACatgcttttaaagatttatttttattaattttgtttatgtGCATTCCTGTGTGAGTGAACACCATACAGGTGTGTgtaaccacagaggccagaagagggcgtctgaaaCCTTGGAGCTGAGGTACAGAGGATTGTCAGCCACTGGGTGTGGTTACTTCGGTTCTCTCCAGGAGTGACAGGACCTGGACCTGGGAATTCACCTGTGCTAAGTCCCCTACCACTGAGATACACAACCTTAGTCCCAAATtgaatttgttattatttttaaaacttttacaaATGTTTTCTTATAACAGGGTGTCAttccgtagcccaggctggcctgaagctcactaAGTAGCCCCAGCTAGCCTTAAACTCTCATCAATCCTCCTATTttagctaggattataggcatgaaatACTGTACCTGGCTTATATTTTTTCCTTAAGATGTCttaagtgtttatgtgtgtgcctgtgtaggcttatatgtatgtgtgaccagaaaagggtgttggatccccaggAAATGGAGCTACAGGCAACTGAGAGCCACTTGATGTGtgtcctgggaatcaaatccagatcctcttcaagagcattaagtgctcttaatcactgacccatctctctctggtcccttcatttatttatttttgtatctgagtgcttacatgtatgtctgtgtatctcaTTTGTGCATCCAGTGCCCTCAGAGGACAAGAGggtatcagataccctggaaatggaattaagcggtggttgtgagccatcatgtgggtgctgggaatcgaacctgagtcctctggaaaagcagctggtatacttaaccactgagctatctctccactcTTTTTACATCTGTGTGCTTGTGCAGCATTCAGGGGACAACCTTGGGTTGAATGCCATCCACCTTCTTTTGAACGGGGTCTCTTACTGGCCTGGAGTTCACCAATCGGTTGAGGCTGGCTGCCCAGTGCGCTCCAGGGACTCCTGTCTCCTGTTTCCCAGCACCAGGATTATTACAAGCACACTCCATCACCATTTTCACCTGAAGGCCAGAGGTGCACCTGAGGTCCTTGTGATTGCGAGGCAAGCGCGTTACTGACTGAGGCATGCTCCTAGCCCTGTCTTGACAATTTTCAGTGTTTTCTCAGAACTCACAAAGCAGATTCCTCTTCGTTCAAAATAAGGCAAACTCTCCAGAAGGGAGGATTACCAATGGTGGCGGTGGCAACAGATCTGTTTGCTGTGGCCACACAGATGCGGACAGGGCAATCCCACGTTAGCACAACAGTGTAAGGATGGTAACTGTATACAGTGAGAGCAGCCGTAAAGAACATTCGGAACCTGCAGCTAGGCTAAGGAAACCGCAAAGCCATCAACAGCTATTGTCGGCTTTACACTGTCCGAATGAGTGGTGCCacctcagcacttggaagagaCAAGCACTGGCCCCAGGGACGGTTACTCTAAGACAGTCACTGGGCTGGGGGTGAGGCTCAGGGTAGAACAGGTACCTAGCACTCACAGGGCCTCgtgttctatccccagcaccacaaaactCACCAAGTcagctgggtatggtagcacTCAGAatatagagacaggcagagctctgtgacttccaggatagcctggtctacacaacaagttccagaccagccagggctacacaatgagaacCTGTCTCTAAAGAAATAAAGTCATCTGGGCATGATGGCACCCATCTGTAACTGGGAGGTAGGAGTTCAGAagacatgagatcctgtctcaaaaatgaaggcatatatgcatgtatgtatatatatatatatacatacatatacatatatatatatacacacacacatacatacatatgtacacatgtatctTAAATTTATATGTAATTAATTCGGGAAGCAATATATGCATTTCAGTGTAACTAAGAACAAGGCCAAGCCATTGAACTCAcaacaattctcctgccttagcttcctgagtgTGAGGATTaatgtgtgtaccaccatagCCAGCTTGCCcaatctatttgtgtgtgtggtacatgcacAAAGAGGTCAACGGTTATCGTTCAtcaccttattcccttgagacagggtctctctttaaACCCGGGGCTAGGCTGACCTCCAACGAGCCCTAGCAATCCCGCTCTCTCCACTGTCCACAGCATGGTGGCCATACCGGTTTTTTTCACCTGggtgttggggatttgaactctgattCTGCTGCTTGATGCAGCAAGCCCTCtaaccccctgagccatctccctatgCCTGGAATAAAAGATCGCAGAAAAAGCCAAGTGGGAGTTTCCTGAGGGCCTCAGCCCTTGCCACTCACAGTCTCATCTCCGAGGGGTGTGAGTCATCGTCCTCGCCCATGATGATGATGCCTTTGAGTTTGACATTGCCCGTAAACCTGCCAGGATGCAAAAGAGAGGGTTGTCTACCTGGGACCGAACCCCGAGCAGCCGTGTGACCCCCCGACAAGACCCTTCCTTCCCCTTAGCTAAATAGGCTCATCTGCCACCTGTAGTCCTTTCAAAAACCCTGTCATCCCACATCTCCAGGCCATTTACCTTAGTTAGGAATGCGACAAATGCATCTGTtcccactctcacacacaaaaagCTGCGATTCTTTCCTTCTCAAGCCCACCGAAGGAATCTATCCCATCTCTAGAAACAGGTGTGCACTCCTGACAACAGCCAGCAAATGGAGCCATTGGAAGAGACAACTGGGTACTGCCTAGCTTGCCTGAGGCGGGCGACAAGGAGATACTTACGGAATATTAAACAGAAGCTCTTCGTCCGCATCGCTTTCAACAAACTGGGGTGCgggggggggaagaaagcaaCAAATATCTGCTGAGAACCTACAATTTCAGGCATCTTGCCCCCCCTGTTCTACAAACTGGGCTGCGAAGCAAATGGACCTGTACCACCAACCCGCGCCCAGGTCCTAATAGCTTGGAGCTGCCGAGTCTCGGTATTCTAATCACCACGGCCCCTCTAGAGGGATTCTAATGGGGGTTTTCCGGGCTGCGAATTCAAAGACCTGTGCTTATGTGTATTCGTCAAAAGGCTCTCAAAGGGATCTGGGTGCCAGGTTAGAAATACGGATCGCGACCCCAGGCCAggtgaggccagaggacagccatTTGGACCAATGGTCAGAGGGAGAGGCCGCagtcctctctgctctcctccctcACATGCCCTCGCCGCCTTGGAATGGAGGCAAAGCGCCCACCTTGGGTaatctgggcctcagtttccctgtctgtgtctgtctaccCTGCGAGGCCCCGTGGCTCCGGGCCCGCGCGGGCCGCCCACCTTAGAGCGGTCGCTCCGCTCCTCCCACGGCTTGAAGACGCCGCGGCCGCTGCCCTCGCGGCTCTCGTTGAGGCACTGCAGTCGCTCCAGGTCGATGCGCAGGTAGAGCCCGTAGGCCAGGCCGCGCTGCTCGGGCGGCTCCTCGCGTTCCGCGGCGCAGCGACAGCCGCCCCCGCCGTGGCTGTGGCCGTGCGACATGGCGACGCCGTCCGCCGGCTCGCCCGCGGCTCCCTCGGCACCGCCGCTCACACGGAGCTCACTCGGCTCCGCGCCGGCCGCCAAGCGCCGCTCCCGAAGCGTCGTAAAAGGCGCCCCTGCGCGGGGCATGCGCGCGCGCCCCAGAGGGCGGGGCCGGGAGGGATTGACGCGGACCTGCGCCAGCGGAGCTGGACGCTGGCGGTGGGGATGAGTGGTCCCGTTCAAGCGTGGAACCTGAGGGCTGGGGACGCGTGGCAGAGGCGCGAATCCTCCCCTCCCGAGCCAAAGCATGTGCTTTCTCCCCTAGCAGCCACCTTTCTCCGGTGCGGTGGAGAAGGCGGGGCCGACAGCACAGCAAAGCTCGCCTCCTCTCTACCCCCTACTTTCTCCCGtctcttttccttgttttccttctctctccccctttccttccatttttttttttttttcgagagagggtttctctgtatagccatggctgtcctggaactcactctgtagaccaggctggcctcgaactcagaaatccgcctgcctctgcctcccagagttacaggcatgcgccaccacggcccggcttttccttccattttttagAGCTAGGTtctcatgtaccccaggctgactTGAGATGATCTATGTACCTTCAActcccgatcctcctgcctctaaatCCCAAATTcagggattaaaagtatgcaccatcgccaggcgatggtggcagcacgcctgtaatcccagcactctgggaggcagaagctggcggatttctgagttcgaggccagcctggtctacagagtgagttccaggacagccagggctatacagagaaaccctgtctcggaaaaaaaaaactgtatgcaCCACCAAGTCTGGTGTTACATTTATCTATTTAgttatttacattatatatatatatatatatatatatatatatatacacacacacacatatatagtgtatatatacatatacacacatgtatatagtgtgtatatacatatagtatagtgtgtatatagtatgtgtgtgtgtatatatatatatatgtgtgtgtgtgtgtgtgtgtgtgcgcgtgtgcgcgcgcgcgcgcgcgcacatattGTGTGAGTGGCTAAGGAGGAGGCCAGAGAAGATCATTTGGTGTCTTctatggcttctctctctttctctctctctctctctctctctctctctctctctctctctctctctctctcccttaatAAACAGTGTCTCACTATCTAGTTTTGGCTGAAACTATCTAgtgagcctggaactcactgtgtagatcaggctggcataaACCTCAACAGAAaaacctctgcctctgcctctgcctctgcctctgcctcctctgcctctgcctctgcctctgcctctgcctctgcctctgcctctctgcctctgcctctctgcctctgcctctctgcctctgcctctctgcctctgcctctctgcctctgcctctctgcctctgcctctctgcctctgcctctctgcctctgcctctctctctgcctctgcctctgcctctgcctctctgcctctgcctctgcctctgcctccagagtgtttgCATTAAAGGCCTGGGCCATCGAGCTCAGCAGATCCTATTTTTTGGATGCGGTCTCTCACTGGACCCGAGGCTCACCATGTGGACTAGGCTAACTGGTTAGCGAACTTCTGGGCTCCACCCTCCAAAGCTGAGCTTGCTGCATACCTAGGGCAGTGCTGGGCTTGTATGTGactgctggggatttgaactctgccCTTGGATTtccacagcaagtgctcttagcctctgagtcACCTCCATAGCCCACAGCTACCTTCTGGATAGAAGGTATAACTGGATTTGGGGTGCAAATGCTGGGTCTGCCCCTATGGTGTGACACTAGGAAAAAGTCACTTTTTCCTTGTCTGAGACCTTTTCCTCTGCTCTGTGGGCAGGATAGTTTCTGTTTAGTAGTCACACTGAATAGTAGGTGAAGAATGTGATTCAAGAATTCAACTTGTGGGCAGgagagagcactgactactcttccagaggtcctgagttcaagtcctggcaaccacatggtggctcacaaccatctgtaatgggatctaatgccctcccCTGGTGTGTctgacatctacagtgtactcatgtaaataaaataaatctttaaaaaaaacacacaacaaCATATaaggtggtgacacacacctttagtcctggcCCTCAGGAttcagaggcagacggatttcatAGTTTGAAGACAACCTCGTCTATAGAATGAGTGCCAGGATAGccaagagaaacactgtcttgaaaaacaagcaaacaaacaaaacacatggaTGTGGTGATTTTTGCTGGAaagccagcactggagaggctgatgcaggaggatctcacattcaaggccatcctgggcacaTAGTCcccatctcaaaaccaaaacagacaaCGCAGTGCAGCAAATGGCAAACACACCTGAAGTATCCAATTGTTAGTTACCGCCATCCAGTCTAAACACTACTACTCATTACAAGGGTGGCATTGGGCAGGTAAGTGAGGGAACCCCTGAACCTCAGGTCACCATCTAATACTTCAAGAACCTTGGGTTTCCATTTTGAGTCTTGTGTTTGCATGGAATAACTTTTATATTGTGGCCAGAAGTCAAAAGAACTTAAAATCAAGTCTGAAGAGATGTCTCAtaggttaacagcactgactgctctcttccagaggtcctgtgttcaattcaaaatataaaaaatgtttaaagatttatttattgattattttatgtatatgagtacactgtagctgtctttagacacaccagaagagagcatcggatcccattacagatggttgtgagccaccatgtggttgctgggaattgaactcaggacctctggaagagcagtcagtgttcctaaccactgagccatctctccagcccataacaGGGTCTCTTATTGAACTTGAAGTATACTGTTTCAGCTAGACAGGCTGGCCATGACTCCCTGGAGAATCCTCCTGACCCCACAGCCCCTAGCATTGGGCCACAGACACGGGTCAGTTTATACATGTGTGTTAGGATCTGAACACAGATCCTACTTGTGAGTGCAAACACTTTACACACGGAGCCAGCTGCCC is a window encoding:
- the Pithd1 gene encoding PITH domain-containing protein 1; translated protein: MSHGHSHGGGGCRCAAEREEPPEQRGLAYGLYLRIDLERLQCLNESREGSGRGVFKPWEERSDRSKFVESDADEELLFNIPFTGNVKLKGIIIMGEDDDSHPSEMRLYKNIPQMSFDDTEREPDQTFSLNRDITGELEYATKISRFSNVYHLSIHISKNFGADTTKILYIGLRGEWTELRRHEVTICNYEASANPADHRVHQVTPQTHFIS